The Candidatus Schekmanbacteria bacterium DNA window TCACTGTCCGTTTGAAACCACCGAACTTCCTTTCCATGCGGAGAAAGCTTACCTCCTCCTGCTCCATTATTTCATCTTTTTTGAAAATTTTAAGCGTCAGCTCATCCCCCTGGATAGCAATGTCCATATCTTCAGTCCTGACGCCTGGAACTTCAAACTGTATGCAAAGTTCTTTCTCATTTTCAAATATATCAAGAAGCGGAAAGGGTTGCCCATGTTCCAAATCTCTAATATCCTCAAGCTGATTGTCAGTTATGTAAAATATCGTCCTTTCAAGATCAGACGAATCAATCACCCTGAAGTCCTTTATATTCCCTTTACCCATGGTTAATTAATATTTAGACTTTTAAGATATTCCCTGAACTGACTTCCTAATAAAGGCCTGTTAAGGGCAAACTCAACTGTGGCTTTTAAAAAGCCAAGCTTATCTCCTGTATCATATCTTTTGCCTTCAAACTCATAACCATACATACTCTGTTTTTCGAGAAGCTTTTTTAATGCGTCTGTAAGTTGTATTTCCCCATTTTTTCCGGGTGGAGTCTCCCTCAATATATCAAAAATCTCTGGTACGAGTATGTACCGTCCTATTATGGCAAGTCGTGACGGTGCATTTTCCGGATCAGGTTTTTCAACCATATTTGCTATCTTGTGAAGCCTCCCATTGCTGCTCTCAGGCTCAATTATACCATAGCTCTTCGTTTCCTCTTTGGCTACCTCCTGAATAGCTATGACAGTAGAACCTACCTCATCATAAACATCCATCATCTGCTTCATACAAGGCTTTTTGGCACTAATAATGTCATCTGCAAGGAACACGGCAAAAGGTTCATCTCCAACTATCTGGGCAGCACATAATATTGCGTGACCAAGTCCCAATGGCTTTTTCTGCCTTGTATAGTTAAAAGAAACCATGTTTGATATTTTCTGTATCTCTGAAAGCATGTCATTGGCATTTTTTTCCTCCAATGCCGATTCAAGCTCGACTGAAATATCGAAATGGTCTTCAATAGCCCTTTTGCCTCGCCCTGTTACCATCGTAATATGCTCAATCCCGCTTGCTATAGCCTCCTCAACCACATATTGTATAATCGGTTTGTCAACAAGTGGAAGCATCTCTTTTGGAGAAGCTTTGGTTGCAGGCAAAAATCTTGTTCCCAAACCTGCAACTGGAATAACAGCTTTCTTGATTTTCATAAAAATTCTCTCTTTTTATTATCTTGGGATTTTTCCTTATGATTCAAAGTGCGTGATATTATAGAAATGACCTTAAAAGTCAAGGAATAACACAGTGTTGGGCATAATCTTTATTTTATCCAATATTGCTCGTTTATTGCACCTTCAGGCATAATGTTTTATCTGCTTCAGGCGATAAAAAGCATATGAAAAACCTGAAAAAAAGTGCATTAACGCTTCTTCTTATTTCAGCATTCTGCACTATACCCCATTACTGCAGCGCTGACACCCAATTATATCTACCAGTTAGATCTGATGAAATTAAACAAAATTGTAAAACATTAGACGGAAAGCTGATAGCATTTGTTGATTTTTTCCAAAGGCTTTCTGAAAACAGAAACATAAACGCAGAAGCAAAAGGGTTTTCAAGCGAAAGATATAGCATTTTTATCGGGAAAATCAACTCAGAGATATCTTGTTACGTTGAAAAAGGCTCGGATATTGAAAAAGCTCTTTCCAATACCAGAGAAAATGAGAAGATCACTGTTAGCGGCGAGTTTAAAAATGTTGGAAAAGGTATTATATTAGTTCACGAAATTGATAAAGGCTGGAAAATAGAGAACTATGATTCATCTCCGCAGTGGAAAACAGAAGGAACTTCGGGCAACAATAACTCAGACTATAAATATTGGTATGAGGGAGGAAAAGTAAAAGTTCCCTATAAATATGACAAAAAGAAATATAAAATATTTCTTCCATACCCCTCACAAAATCAATAAATCTCCTCTAAATTTATTATCTTAACTAAAATTTAACGCTCGGTTTTGTAATACTAAAATAGCTTGACTCTCTTATTATATTATTCTAATTTAAACGGGGTAAACGGTAGGGGGAAAAGAGAATAATAAAAGGGGAAATTTTTATGAGAATAAAAAATATTTTTATTAGTTTGTTAACTTTTTGTGCCTTTATCTTCGTTATAAGCGCGTGCAGTGCGCTGGCAGATTCTGCAACCGATCAAAGCACAGAAAATAAAACTTCTACCGAGTCAGTCCAGCCCACAGATAATACAAATACAAACGAGAGTGCACCTCCCAGTGAAGGAACTCCAGTTAAAGTAACAAAAAAAATCAAGGATAAAGAGACCAGAAAGGCTGACAGGAATAAAGACGGGAAAACCGATTTTTGGGATTACTATGAAAAAGGCGTTAGAATCTGGTATGGAGAAGACAAGGATGCTGATGGGAAACCGGACATATGGACTTATGTAACAAAAGAGGGAGACAAATACATAGTAACAAGAGTTGAAATGGACAGGAATAAGGATGAAAAAGCTGATATATTCTTATACGGCAAAGACGGAGCAGTAGACAAAACTGAATTTGACGACAATTTTGATGGGAAGATCGAGAGAATCCAATATCTGGAAAATACGAAAGTAGTGAAAGAAGAGCTGGATACCAATAACAACGCCAAGATGGATACAACACGTTATTTTACAACAGATGGCAAGGTAACAAAGGTTGAATACGACAATGATGAAAATGGAGCAATGGAGAAGGTCGAGCTTTATGACAATACCGGCAAGCTTACGGAAGTACAGACAGACAAGAACCAGGATGGTAAAATGGATTCCTATGCGTACTTCGAGAATGGAACACTTGTAAGGCGCGATATAGATTCCAATATGGACGGCAAGATAGATTTATGGGAAACATATACAGGTGGAAAGCTTACACAGAGAGTTTTCGCTGAAAGAGGTACAAAAAACAGGTGGGAATATTATCAGAATGGCGTTTGCACAGAGGTTAAGATTGATAAGAATTTTGACGGGAAGATTGACACCTGGCAGGAATTCAGGGATGGCAAGCTTGTAAAAATAATGTTGGACGAAGACAATAACGGAAAAATTGATACATGGCAGGAAATACAGAACAATAAGATCGTAAGCGTTGAACAAGATACAGACGGCGACGGGAAGCCTGATGTAACATCCTATTATTGATACTCCAGCTACTGTGACAAGATTTTTTTACAGCATTGGCAGGACTTTTGAGTTCATAGGAATAATATTCACCAGCATATCAGTTCTGCTCTTCGGCAAAGGTGGATCAATGGCTGCCCCCATGTTTTTTGTAATGTTGGGAGGAGTGTGGTTTGTTGTGGGCTGGCTGATAGTAAAAAACAGTATTGCCAAATTAACACTCCAGGAAAAAGAAAAAAAATCAGACAAGAGTTTTTAAACCAGTATTTATTCCAGGGACATTTCAGGAGCAAGCTTCCTCATTTCATGAATTAGTTTTTCAACCATCTCAGCGTAAAGCTCATTGGAAGGCTCTCTTTTTTTGTATTCTGAAAAATCAACCGGCTTTCCTATGACTATACGAAGATCATTGAAAAATCCGGGAATGACCTTCCCTTTAGGCAAAAACTTCAACATCCCATCTGCGACTAGCGGAACAACAACAGCATTGCTGTCATAAATTATCTTTCCCACCCCTCTCATTCCTTTGCCTATCTTCCCATCCAAGGAACGGGTCCCTTCAGGATGCATGACAACTATATGATTGTGTGAAAGCTCGCATATTTTTTGCATTGCCCTTTCATTATACCTGCCTCTGAAAACAGGAAAGGCTCCATTGGCGCTTATAAATAAACGCATAAAAAAATTTTTAAAAAGCTCTGCTTTAGCAGGGAATAATACTTTGCGAGGAAAAAAAATGTGACCGATAAGCCATGAATCCAATGCTGATACATGATTTGCCATAACCAGCATCCCTTCCCCCCTTGGGAGCAGTTCTTTTC harbors:
- the galU gene encoding UTP--glucose-1-phosphate uridylyltransferase GalU codes for the protein MKIKKAVIPVAGLGTRFLPATKASPKEMLPLVDKPIIQYVVEEAIASGIEHITMVTGRGKRAIEDHFDISVELESALEEKNANDMLSEIQKISNMVSFNYTRQKKPLGLGHAILCAAQIVGDEPFAVFLADDIISAKKPCMKQMMDVYDEVGSTVIAIQEVAKEETKSYGIIEPESSNGRLHKIANMVEKPDPENAPSRLAIIGRYILVPEIFDILRETPPGKNGEIQLTDALKKLLEKQSMYGYEFEGKRYDTGDKLGFLKATVEFALNRPLLGSQFREYLKSLNIN
- a CDS encoding 1-acyl-sn-glycerol-3-phosphate acyltransferase; translation: MSKIRDFILYILVYLPMVVVTFLLFRVLNRLKVRGKELLPRGEGMLVMANHVSALDSWLIGHIFFPRKVLFPAKAELFKNFFMRLFISANGAFPVFRGRYNERAMQKICELSHNHIVVMHPEGTRSLDGKIGKGMRGVGKIIYDSNAVVVPLVADGMLKFLPKGKVIPGFFNDLRIVIGKPVDFSEYKKREPSNELYAEMVEKLIHEMRKLAPEMSLE
- a CDS encoding Hsp20/alpha crystallin family protein produces the protein MGKGNIKDFRVIDSSDLERTIFYITDNQLEDIRDLEHGQPFPLLDIFENEKELCIQFEVPGVRTEDMDIAIQGDELTLKIFKKDEIMEQEEVSFLRMERKFGGFKRTVRLPVPCDTGSARAVCSKGVLHISFNKVADKRGIVKKINIK